The following DNA comes from Solanum stenotomum isolate F172 chromosome 11, ASM1918654v1, whole genome shotgun sequence.
ACAAAGGTTGATTTTCTTTCTCTAAATGAGGTATGACGGTTCATTTAACTTAATCATTAGCCATCTGAGCTCAACTTTATCCAAGGGAACTATTTCCAACCAAAGAGACTAATAAGTTCTTGGATAAAAGAGCAGATCTTTTAGAGAAGTTCTCTTTATGTAACTTGTCAATAATGTTCTAACAAAGAATATCTATTCAGCCAAGGCTTATCCATAAATGAGACACCAAACTCTAATGAGTAATGGAAGAGAAAACAAGTTATACATAGTACTTTTTCTTGGGGTAGTTCGACATTTTACCAGACCAAACTCTCTATGATCTCTAACTCGAACATGGAAGAAAGCTTTGAAAATCACATAATTGTAGGAGTTTGAGgttaataaagaataaaatactTTCAGTAGTGTCATATACATTTGCATTAAATAAgatctataaatagagaggtacCTATAAAACTCACTCAAAATCTGATGAGAAGAGCCAGCATTGATTATATTAAACCATTCCAGTCTTGAGAAGTACGATGAGAAGCTCTGAATGAATTCTTCCACTGATTCTTTCTCAGGGATGGTTTGCGAAACAACATCCAATCCCACAAGGCATACTGGTTCAGAAGCAATAGCCACAAAATCACCATGATGTGATGCATTGAAGTTAAAATTTGGCAACTCCAAGTTCGGTTTGTCACATTCCTAGAAGAGGATGGGATTAACGACATTGCAAATGTGAAGATATCGACTGCAACCAATAGCAAAGCAGGTAGCATGAAGAACATACTCAAATTAAACAATCAATGTTACATCAAGAATGTAATTTCAAACATATATAATGAGAAATCTTTTCAGCTGAATCAGAATAGGTGATTCTGAATCTTTATCAATGATGTAAACATGAAAATATGAGAAAGTACCAGTAATTGGGAGAATTTTCCGAAGACGAGTTATGTAAATGCTGGTGAACCATGTATGATATGATCAAAATAACAGATGTAAGTTCTTGAAAGTTGCAATTGTCTAATCTTCATGGATTTTACGGAGTCTACTTTGGATAAGTTGGTTTATTTGCATATGGGAAAGGACAGCTGCATCCGCTAACACAAGGGAGAAAAGATCTATAAGAACAAACCAGTACATACTAAATTCTTTTGCCCAATATTCATCACTTGATTACTTCTTCACTGATAAATAAGTGGTGTTCAAATAAGAGAGAAGGGCATGACTTGGCCAAGAGACAACTTTCTTCATGGCTGATGAGGCGGGACCAAAACAAAGAGAGAGAGAACTTGTTACGGAAAGTATATGTTTGACACTGGTGAGAAACTAATTCATCAATTGAGCACAGCAGGAATTTTGTATATACCACCCGGAAAAAGGGTTGAACATGTTTTTCATGTCATATACCAagaattttttcttcatttatagTATAAAGATACTGCAAATAATTCCTATCTTCATAGAGAAATTCCAGCCAAGGATGAGTCATTTTTCCACCTCTAGTTTTCGACTCTACAGGAACACTTGGAAGAATGCGAGTGTCCAGTTAGTTAATAATAAAACACACACTATTAAGATACCTTTATAAGCAAACATCAAAACATAATTACAACAACAAATGAGAACCAAAAGTAAGTGCATGTTCAGCACTGTACCCAACCACATTCTAAATATACCAGGTATGGTTTCCCCTCAGCAGTGCGCCTGATCACAATTTTGTTATATGGGATCCCCAAGACTTGATGTATCAGTGCATACTGCAACAATCTGCTCACAAGAGCTCGTTTTCGATCTTCCATTTTAAAGAACCTAGTCAATGAGTGACAAATCTGCTCAACTTTTTACAAATGTAATCTTGATAGCCAAATTCCACAACAAGCTTCTTTAACCACCCATATATACTTAAGCTAGTAATGGCAGACACTTTTTAGCAATAGAGATTAAAGAATTCTAGAATAAACCTAAAGATGAAAACTTTACTTGAAATACAAAGTGCATATTCACAATTCAAAATTAAGGCAAGTATAACAAAGTATAAACTCACAATTTACTTCCATAGACAGCTTTATGCAATCAAGAAGGAAAACGtacagaaaaaattaaaaatcattttactTGAAATGCATCAATTGTAGTTCGATAATAGGATTATTGTTGTAGTACTATTCTACTACTATctgttgtttttgttattttctattGTCTCGTACTTCCATTACATCTTTTTCTTAACTATTTTTGTctttgagctgagggtctatcgaaaacaacctctctaccacAGAGGTAGatgtaaggtctgcgtacactctaccctctccaGATAACACTCCGTGGGATAACATAGGGTATGTTGTTGCTATACATCAATTTAGCActtcaaataaaacataaaacccTTGGAAACATTATGCAACCAAGAACCAAATGGTATACAATAAACTAAAAGATAAAAGCTTTACATGatatacacaatttttttagcATTTCATATAAAATCTATATACAATTTATGCAATCAAGAACCAAAGTAGTATAGAAAAATCTTAAAGATTAAAACTTTATATTGATAAAACATAAATTTCTTGCATTTCATAAAAAATCCATGGACCCTTTATGCAGTCAATCAAGAAATAAGTGTTTAACAAAGTTAAAGATGAAAACTTtacataaaaaaacaaaaaggacaGAATTGGAAGAAACCTGGTAATGGAGAAGTGTTCATGTTGGGGAAGAAAGGACATAGCAAAAGAGAAGTAATTGGGAGATGGGTTCCATTCAGAAATGTTAACTATCCATCTATGGACACCCTTCTCCAATTCCATTTCCATTTCCATTTCCAAAACTtacagagaaaagaaaaaactgtTGAATTTCAACTTCTCTTCTTAATAAATTGTTGCTGACCAGTTCCAATTCAATTGTAATTACAAGAATGAcctttgtctttttttttttttttgtctcgtCTGATATTCGCATTGGAGCACgattaaattcaaattgaatAGGTAGTAAAACTTGTTCAAACAAAGCCAACACCATCATTAAGGAGAATTCAAATCCAAAATGTGATTAAAGAAACACTTATAACTCCACCACAATTCAggcataaatttaatttttacatGTGAGATCGAAATATAAGATATTTTAATAAGTGCCTTCTGAAAAATAAGTtgtatatataacttttaattGTTTACAAGTTATGATAAAGATTTTAAGTTATATCTCTATTGAAAGTTGTATAAACTCTGTCCTACATGATATAAtacaaatcaattcaagaatatTAAAAGTCATAATACATAAACGGTGTATTACATGATATGATACAAATCAATTTAAGTATTTCTTACGCGAATTATTTCCATTATCAATTCTCTCTAGCAAAAGAAGGAAATATTCTTTCCATTATTTGATGGGGCATCAATTATGGAGTtaaagtatttatatttttaatcctaATTTACATGatacttccttttttttttctttcttttttctaaagTTAGTCTcacaaaaatgatatttttttgtattcagtaagtaataatttaaaattaaaaagaaattacgAAAGCAAAACCTTGTTAATTGACTAATAGGATTGTGTGAGGGTCTCTTTCACATAATCTACAATTAATTTGCCTACCAATTCTTTGGCTTTGCAGTCTTTAATTAGGTGGCCAAAACGGATGAGCAGAACCAACAACATTTTCTTGTAACAAGAAGAATCAACTTATCTTATAAggtcaaaataaaaatatttaaaacaatcCAAATCAAACTTATAAGTTTGGATGGGATTTCGAGTACATTTCACAAgatccaaaaatcaaaatataaaatcgACAATCTCAAATTCAATCCAGTTTGACTCATGCACAATCCTACATATACAAGTACTAGCTAACTATGTCTCGTGTTTGCTGGTGAAAGTTTGATTCCCCACTCTATTGTCCCTTCTCATTTGATTCCCACTCATTCGATTCCTCCACCCTTGTATTCCCCTCCCTGCccccaaattatttttaaaaacaaataataatttgtcTTTACCTTTTACATAGTTGAACAAACCAACATTTTTCCCATCACGGCAATATGACATCTTTTGTTTGGATCAATATATCAATCGTCATGAAAGACACAACCAACCACCAACAAAATCCTTTGCTCTTTTCTCATTTAgcataaaattgtcatttcttttgtctttttatgTCCAATTTTTGAGTCTTCTAATTATAAGTTCATTCAACTTTCAAGAACTTTGTGGAAAACATCATGAAGTATGTGAAGTTACACAAATTCCATGCAAGCCAAGAAGATGAATTGTCAAGTGGCAACACTACTCAGAAGAATAATGAGTTAGCAGATGATTATGACAAGCAAAGGGTGAAAAGATTCAAAGCAGCCATGCAGaaagtgattttaaaatttgagtcCAAAAAGTCTCAAGAGGAGAATCTAGTTCGGTCGGAAAAAACTAGTTGATtttgtgtgaccatctcatctaaaaaaagTGTAAACGgtaataagatatatatatatattcttcatcTGTATCAGTTTCATGGTTTATTATGGTGTAATGTACCTTTTATATCAATTCTGAACTACCAGTCACTAATCAAATGTCAAACGTATAGTCTAATGGTACAAGTGAGAGTCTTCAACGTAATAAGTAAGAGTTCGATTTTCATTGTTCTATTTTCACCTTTCCATGGCAAAGAAAATCTTATTCGTTACAACAACTAATGTACATAGGATTTGggcaaaaaggagaaaaagtaaCAAAACCTTCTGTTTCTGACCGTTAACATCGTTGATTTGTTACTGCAGATCGATTATATAGTATATACTCACACTTCTAAGTGTATATATAACGACTAGCGTACATAATACGAGTATATAATAAGCTATCAGCTAGATTTGCCACGCAGCTTAGCAGCTTCTGAGCTAGTTGTTGTCATGAAAGATTCTCCACAACTACATTGTCCAGTTGCATTTGGATTGACAAATATGAACTCAGATCTGTTCATGAAATCAAATATTTCAGTTTTGATGCTTATGAGACACATATAACGATAAACCAGGCTAATGAATAGCAATATATTGGAGTGCAAATGGATGATGCAAGTTAGTGCTACTAGAATTCATGCAGTAAAGCATGGTGGATCAGTTTCACAAGGACAAAGATAACAATGAATCGAACAGGAAAAACTACATTTTTGACTCAATCTCGTTAATCAGTATATGAAGTTCATATGCCTCTCATTCTAAATTGCATGGCAACAAAGTGATAGGATCGACAGCATTTAATCTGCCATGGCAATAAAAGAGAAAACATATGTTGCTAGGGTAGGGATATCAAAATGGAGATGCAAGGAGGCCATAATGTGGCTAGCCACTATCCAATCAACGGTTCTAGACACCATCACAAAAGTTCGTTTGGGGGAAACAAGGGTGGTAATTCACAGAAAAAAGGAAAGACATGAATCATGGGTAAAGTCTGtataatttgaaagaatattttcttatacTCATCCATAGGAATCACAGACAATGAGAGGAGAGAGTAAAGAGGGTGCGTtgtaatatttgtattaagagAATGAGACTTCATATGACATGGAAGAGACTGCACTATAGCTAGACATGACAAGCAAAAGAGAATCAGTAATGTAATTGCTATTCTGTTACACCTTATTTTTCCTTAAGGTGGAGTCCTAAAAGTACATGATAGGCTAATCTAGAGAAAGTTACAACACAAGTCGCAAAGGTCATCTGGGCAAAATCCTAATTCTAAGTCAAGTTAATTTAAAAGCAACTGAAAGATTCAGTAGAATAACAAAAAGAAGCTCGTCTCTGCAGGGAAAGAAGAAAAGACTGCAGCTCACTTCAGCCTATTAAACATCAAAGTTATGTCATAATCATACtgagaaactaaaaaaattaacttgCTTTGATATTAGTTCATAGAGATACTTAATGTCATGACATGAGACGGTGCTGGAAAAACTTGAAAGTTAAACTTGGTTTAATCTTAGCTTATACTTATAGTGGTACTGAATCCTGTGATTTGAAAGCTCTAAGAATAAGCTTATAAGAGTGACCATAAGAAAAAGATTACAAATGCAACAGTAGCACCATGAATAAATGACATATGACCATTAAGTCTATAATTATACTAGTACAATATAAAGCAGAAATGCCATCTCATACCTGAGTTTATCATCAACAAAATCCATCTCGGTACCTATGACATGCATTAGTGCCTTTGGATCAATCAGCATCTTCACTCCCTGGTCCTCAATCAACTTGTCAAATTTTCCTTTATCATCTGTACAAGCAAGGTTATTTTGGAAATCAACGGCACGTGACAGAAGAAATTTAAAGTATGGTTTACTTTTTCTTCGATAAATCTCACATATggtttacttttacttttgagaaatttcgAAGATGGTTTACTTTTCTTTAAGACATTTCACAGAGGGTGCACCAGTTATTAAGCTAAAGATAGGCAAGTTCTAAAGGtaataaattatgattaatcGGCAGAATAATCTGTAGGAACATGCTTGCACAAATCGGTAGAATAGCTCTATGCAGATGTTGAGAGCAGGATATTGAAACTTTGAGCACAAAGTAAATGTACACTATTATTGTGAACTCCATTACACCTCCGACGTGCCTGAACGCACACATTTGATGAGTTATACACACTACTGAATTCACTCGGTGTGAATAAGATTAAATCATCAGTAGACCAATTATACATTAAGTGCAGCTCAAATTATGCCAGAAACAGTTACAAGAGCAGATCTTTTAGAGAAGTTCTCTTTATGTAACTTGTCAATAATGTtctaaaaaagaatatctattCAGCCAAGGCTTATCCATAAATGAGACACCAAACTCTAACGAGTAATGGAAGAGAAAACAAGTTATACATAGCACTCTCTCTGTGATCTCTAACTCGAACATGGAAGAACACTTTGAAAATCACATAGCTGTACGAGTTTGAGGTTAATCAAGAATAAAATGCTTTCAGTAGTGGCGTTTACAAAGCATTAGATAAgatctataaatagagaggtacCTATAAAACTCACTCAAAATCTGACGAGAAGAGCCAGCATTGATTATATTAAACCATTCCAGCGTTGAGAAGTATGATGAGAAGCTCTGAATGGATTCTTTCACTGATTCTTTCTCAGGGATGGTTTGAGAAGCAACATCCAATCCCACAAGGCATATTGGTTCAGAAGCAATAGCCACAAATCACCATGATGTGATGCATTGAAGTTAAAATTTGGCAACTCCAACTTCAGTTTGTCATATTCCTAGAAGAGGATAGGATTAACGATATTGCAAATGCGAAGATATCGACTGCAAGCAACAGCAAAGCAGGTAGCATGAAGAACATACTCAAACTAAACAATCAATGTTACTCTGGCATCAAGAATGTAATTTCAAACATATATAATGAGAATCTTTTCAGCTAAATCAGAATATGTTATTCTGAAACTGAATCTTTATCGATGatataaacatgaaaaatatgaGAAAGCATCAGTAATTGGGAGAATTTTCCAAAGACGAGTTATGTAAATGCTGGTAAACCATGTATGATATGATCAAAATAACAGATGTAAGTTCTTGAAAGTTGCAATTATCTAATCTTCATGGCTTTTACAGAGTCTACTTTGGATAAGTTGGTTTATTTGGATATGGGAACGACAGCTGCATCCACTAATACAAGGGGAAAAAGATGTATAAGAAGAAACCAGTACATATTAAATTCTTATATCCAATATTCATCACTTGAGTACTTCCTCATTGATAAATAAGTGGTGTTCAAATAGGAGAGAAGAGCAGGACTTGGCCGAGAGACAACTTTCTTCATGGCTGATGAAGCAGGActaaaatgaagagaaaaaacTATTCGACAGATATTACGGAAAGTATGTGTTTGACACTGGTGAGAAACTAATTCATCAATTGACAACAGCAGGAAATTTCGTATATACCATCCGGAAAAAGGGGGTAACATCATGTTTTTCATGTCATATTCCAAGTATTTGTCTTGTGCAAGTTGTCTAGTAGATAATAAACCTTTATAGAACATATTTCTAGTATAAGGCTACTGCAAATAATTATAGCGAAATTCCATCCAAGGACGAGTCATTTTACACCTCTAATCTTTGACTCTACTGGAAACACTTGGAAGAATGCAAGAATCCAGATAGTTATCGATAAAAGACACACTTCTGATAAGGTACTTCAACGAGCAAACATGAAAAacataatttcaacaaaaaatgagAACCAAAAGCTAGTGCATTTTCAGCATTGTACCTGACTACGTTCTAAATATAACAGGTATGGTTTCCCCTCAGCAGTGCGCCTGATGACAATTTTGTTATATGGGATCCCCAAGACTTGATGTATCAGTGCATACTGCAACAATCTGCTCACAAGAGCCCGTTTTCGATCTTCCATTTTAAAGAACCTAATCAACGAGTGACAAATCCGCTCAACTTTCTACAAAGGGGTAATCTCGATAACCAAATTCCTCAACAAGCTTTTTTAAACACCCATATATACTTAAGCAAGTAAAAACAAAGTGCATATTCAAAATATTGCTTTGGTAGACACCTTTTAGCAACagagaaattaaagaattcttaAATAAACCTACAGATGAAAACTTTTACTTGAAATACAAAGTGCATATTCACATTCAAAATTAAGGCAAGTATAACAAAgtacaaactcaaaatttactTCCATAGACAGCTTTATGCAATCAAGAAGGAAAAAGTacagataaaaattaaaaatcattttactTGAAATGCATCTATTGTAGTTCGATTATAGGATTATTGTTGTAGTACTATTCTACTACTATctgttgtttttgttattttttattgtctCTTGTACTTCCATTACGTCTTTTCCTAAATTGTTTTCgtcttgagccgagggtctatcggaaacaacctctctgcCACAGAGGTAGATGTAAGGTCTGCGTACGCTCTACCCTCTCCAAATACCACTTTGTGGGATACCAtagggtatgttgttgttgtacatCAATTTAGCActtcaaataaaacataagaCCCTTGAAAACTTTATGCAATCAAGAACCAAATGGTATACAATTAACTAAAAGATTAAACCTTTACATGTTATACACAATCTTTTAGCATTTCATATAAAATCTATATACAATTTGTGCAATCAAGAACCAAAGTAGTATAGAATAAACTTaaagattaaaattttatatgataaacataaatttctagcattttcataaaaaaagcTATGGACCCTTTATGcaaacaagaaagaaagaagtgCGTGATAAAGCTAAAGATGAAAACTTCACATAAAAAACTGAAGGACAGAAGAGGTAGAATCAAGAAACCTGGTAATGGAGGAGTGTTCATGTTGGGGACGAAAGGACATAGCAAAAGAGAAGTAATTGGGAGATGGGTTCCATTCAGAAATGTCAACTATCCTTTCCTTCTGCAGAGTAATCAGTTGATTCCCAACTTTTCAAAATGCATTTACTAATAAAGAATGTCACTCAAACCTTGTCATTTTTCACctaattaaggaaaatattCCATCATTTGTCTCCTGCAGAAAGTCTAATTGTTAGCAAAGACATCTCCTTTTTACAAGTTGGAGCAATAAGCAAGAGAAGTGTCAAGGCAGAGTGTTTTCTCGACAGCAAAACCATTGTTGAGCAAATGACATGCAGCCAACATCTACATCTAAGTCTTTGTTGATGCAATATCGCTTGTTCAACAATGGTTGTACTGCTAATGAAATTGTAATTTAAATTATGGGTGACTTCCTTCATACAAAACACATCCATAAAGTAATAAGAATGATTTATCACTGAAGGGGAAAAccagtaaaaatgaaaaaagggaCATGAAGACAAATAATAATAGGATAAAAGTTTTAAGGATTGTTCCATACCCAACTGCTGCAACCAGGTATCTTCCTAAGACCCTTCTCACTCATCTTTTGACGCAACAGTGCAACATCTAACCA
Coding sequences within:
- the LOC125844413 gene encoding iron-sulfur assembly protein IscA-like 3, mitochondrial; translated protein: MEDRKRALVSRLLQYALIHQVLGIPYNKIVIRRTAEGKPYLLYLERSQEYDKLKLELPNFNFNASHHVSFIDDKGKFDKLIEDQGVKMLIDPKALMHVIGTEMDFVDDKLRSEFIFVNPNATGQCSCGESFMTTTSSEAAKLRGKSS
- the LOC125845351 gene encoding uncharacterized protein LOC125845351 isoform X2, encoding MEMEMELEKGVHRWIVNISEWNPSPNYFSFAMSFLPQHEHFSITRFFKMEDRKRALVSRLLQYALIHQVLGIPYNKIVIRRTAEGKPYLECDKPNLELPNFNFNASHHGDFVAIASEPVCLVGLDVVSQTIPEKESVEEFIQSFSSYFSRLEWFNIINAGSSHQILSEFYRYWSVKEAFVKAIGDVVGYKLDTIEFRHKNWENIFVKVDGKELEDWRFWLLELEKDHVASIARGHPMYATSSYKTTLNRTKFNDEEYNLGLHLPNARFIFRKVEDLFPSNGTGRVPPC
- the LOC125845351 gene encoding uncharacterized protein LOC125845351 isoform X1: MEMEMELEKGVHRWIVNISEWNPSPNYFSFAMSFLPQHEHFSITRFFKMEDRKRALVSRLLQYALIHQVLGIPYNKIVIRRTAEGKPYLVYLECGWECDKPNLELPNFNFNASHHGDFVAIASEPVCLVGLDVVSQTIPEKESVEEFIQSFSSYFSRLEWFNIINAGSSHQILSEFYRYWSVKEAFVKAIGDVVGYKLDTIEFRHKNWENIFVKVDGKELEDWRFWLLELEKDHVASIARGHPMYATSSYKTTLNRTKFNDEEYNLGLHLPNARFIFRKVEDLFPSNGTGRVPPC